In Glandiceps talaboti chromosome 4, keGlaTala1.1, whole genome shotgun sequence, a single window of DNA contains:
- the LOC144434666 gene encoding uncharacterized protein LOC144434666, translated as MAIAGFIICLMLIPLSSAFNRVYKGQAFVDNYDDLDCYNCITQWDTIGLEYINCTLRESCPEKLRDIANQAHDPDITRQSGTFLKVRADLGRKATYEIGVLEYLWDADYEVGDGEGVDMLDDCFRCYGDTALHL; from the exons ATG GCGATTGCAGGTTTCATAATATGTTTGATGCTAATACCCCTGAGCTCGGCCTTTAACCGGGTGTACAAAGGCCAAGCTTTCGTAGACAACTACGACGACCTTGACTGCTATAATTGTATCACCCAATGGGATACGATTGGTTTGGAATACATCAACTGTACACTTCGTGAATCGTGTCCGGAGAAGCTACGAGATATCGCAAACCAAGCACATGACCCTGATATAACAAGGCAATCTGGAACTTTCTTGAAGGTTAGAGCAGACTTGGGGAGGAAAGCCACTTATGAGATCGGCGTACTAGAATACCTTTGGGATGCGGATTATGAAGTG GGCGATGGTGAAGGTGTTGATATGTTGGATGACTGCTTTCGGTGCTATGGTGACACTGCACTGCATCTATAG
- the LOC144434658 gene encoding uncharacterized protein LOC144434658: protein MSTFITALANCDLDKNCTIDKEELSDAINKSRDFTEDHAKTLFGVDCQIGEVFEQLDTDKNGKITFNELMRFAERRGIDLESQFVGYERKEISNIGEFLSLLRETVLVNLKRLYVTERDVDRTIAVDVDYLSALDFEMESEDKVFAIQRGVNAAKHFLKHYIKKNNPPIKEIETLPETN, encoded by the exons ATGAGTACATTCATAACAGCACTGGCAAACTGCGACTTGGATAAGAATTGTACGATAGATAAGGAGGAGCTGAGTGATGCCATAAATAAG AGTAGAGATTTTACTGAAGACCACGCCAAAACACTATTTGGAGTCGATTGCCAGATTGGAGAGGTTTTTGAACAATTAGACACTGATAAGAACGGAAAG ATTACTTTTAACGAATTGATGAGATTTGCTGAACGGAGAGGGATCGACCTAGAAAGCCAATTCGTAGGGTACGAGCGTAAAGAAATCAGTAATATTGGTGAATTTCTGTCCCTTTTACGAGAAACTGTCTTAGTCAACCTGAAAAGGCTTTACGTCACG GAACGCGATGTCGATCGTACAATCGCGGTAGATGTCGATTACCTTAGTGCACTTGACTTCGAAATGGAATCTGAGGACAAAGTATTTGCTATACAG CGAGGAGTCAATGCAGCAAAACATTTCCTGAAACATTACATAAAGAAGAACAATCCACCAATTAAAGAAATTGAAACATTGCCAGAGACCAACTGA
- the LOC144434545 gene encoding glycine cleavage system H protein-like: MGNYATTTITNTTASISNGIRSYWRDIPDDRRYSDYHTWIKIDGVIGTIGISDHAQRAIGKVTYVGFPDKGAQFDRDDVFGNVVSGDEVDRELVCPMSGEVIEINPILEDKQSLGLINTAPYDDGWILKIRVQSLDQFGNLKTSEEYRKYVKIEPPSSMTRR, translated from the exons ATGGGAAATTATGCGACGACGACCATCACTAATACCACGGCGTCCATATCAAATGGTATACGATCGTATTGGAGAGATATACCAGACG ACAGAAGATACTCTGATTACCATACTTGGATTAAGATAGATGGTGTTATTGGTACAATAGGAATTTCAGATCATGCACAG CGTGCAATTGGAAAGGTTACCTATGTTGGTTTTCCAGACAAAGGAGCACAATTTGACCGAGATG ATGTGTTTGGCAATGTGGTAAGTGGTGACGAAGTGGACAGAGAACTTGTTTGCCCTATGTCAGGTGAAGTCATTGAAATCAACCCAATCTTAGAGGATAAACAAAGTCTAGGTCTTATCAATACTGCTCCATATGATGATG GCTGGATACTCAAAATCAGAGTGCAATCACTAGATCAGTTTGGCAACCTCAAAACCAGTGAAGAGTACAGAAAATATGTAAAGATCGAACCACCTAGCTCTATGACGCGGCGATAA